ATTGCTAACAAGATATTGTCAGCTACTGATTCATCCAAGTCGATTGTCTGTCCTTCTATAAGTAAGACTTCTTCTTCTGAAATCAGTTCAGTCCGCATTTGCAACTGCTCAGGCGTCATAAAAACTTCGTCAACAACTAAATCCAGTGGTAAATCAACTGGTTCTAGACTTCTTGATGAAGGAAGCGTCAACGTTGCCTTCAATGTATAATGAATAAGATAATCACTTTTTGATACAGTAACAAGCCCACTTACTTCAATGGGAGTGATATCTAGTATTTGATTGTCCCGTCTCATTAATTCTTTTTTCAAATCCAATGTCTCAAAAAAAGTTAACGGCGTTTCATGGTATTTGTTTAATTCCAATAAAGACCACTTCATTTTTATCACCTCTAAGCAACAAAAGCTATTATACAGGGAGTATTTTAGCTTGTCAATGAAATTTTCTTGACACCTTTTCAAAAAATAGAACGAAGTAGTCTAGACTACTTCGTTCTAGTAATAAAAACTAAATAGTTCTTTTAGATAGCTGTTGTTTCACCACGGTATACAATCCCACGACGAGGGTCAACAGTAACTAATTCACCATCTTGAATTGTTGTAGTTGCATCAGCAGCTCCTACGATAACCGGAATATCTTTTGCAATACCCACAACTGCAGCGTGAGAAGTTAAGCCGCCTTCTTCAACGATAACAGCAGCAGCTTTTTCAAATGCAGGCATGTAATCTTTGTCAGTTGTTGGTACAACTAAGACCATTCCTTCTTTCGCACGAGAATTTGCTTCTTCAGCTGATTTGGCAACAACTGCGTTTGCAACAACGGTTCTTTCACCAACACCTTGTGCATCTAATAATTTAGAGCCAATTAATTGGATTTTCATAACGTTTGTTGTACCACGTTCGCCAACTGGTACACCAGCAGTGATTAAAATTAATTCGCCTTCTTTAGCAAACCCTAATTCCACTGCTTTTTTAGCAGCTAAATCAAACATTTCATCAGTTGTTGTTGGTTTTTGCGCAACTGTTGGGAATACACCCCAGTTAAGCATTAAACCGCGTTTTGTCCGTTCGTCAAAAGTAACAGCTAAAATGTCTGCATCAGGACGGTACTTAGAAATCATTTTTGCTGTATAGCCTGACTCAGTTGCAGCAACAATTGTTTTAACACCTAAGTTTTTCGCTGCACGAGCAACAGACAAACCGATTGTTTCAGTAACATCTGTTTTATCAAATTCATTAATTTGGAATGTCCCTAATTCTGATAAAGCTTTTTCAGCTTCAATGTCAATACGAGCCATTGTAGCTACAGCTTGAACTGGATAGTCACCATTAGCAGATTCACCAGAAAGCATCGTAGCATCTGTACCGTCAAACACAGCATTAGCAACGTCAGAAGCTTCTGCACGAGTTGGACGAGGATTTTGTTGCATAGATTCTAACATTTGAGTTGCAGTAATAACTGATTTTCCTGCAGCATTACATTTTTGGATAATGCGTTTTTGCACCATTGGTACCAATTCTGGCGCAATTTCAACACCCATGTCACCACGAGCTACCATAATACCGTCTGAAACTTTAATGATTTCATCGATATTATCGATACCTTCTTGTGATTCAATTTTAGGGAAAATTTGAACATGTGTCATGTTCTTTTCTTCTAAAATTTCACGAATTTCAAGAACATCTTGAGCTTTACGGACAAATGAAGCAGCGATAAAATCAATATCGTTATCTAAACCAAAGCGAATATCGTCTGCATCTTTTTCAGTAATACCAGGTAAGCTAATTGAAACGCCAGGAGCGTTCACACCTTTTCTTGAACCTAACATACCAGCATTTTTTACTACAACAACTAATTCGCGGTTTGCTTCGTCTTTTTCAGTGATTTCCATGTCGATTAAACCATCATCGAATAAAATGTGACCACCAACGTGAACGTCATCGAACAAGCCTGGATAAGTTACAGCAATTTTTTCTTTTGTTCCTTTTAATTCTGGATCCATTGCGATACGTGTCGTATCTCCAACGTTAAATTGGATGTAACCAGCACGGCCGAAATCTGCTTCAGTTGTATCTTGAACAGTTGTCCGGATTTCTGCACCTTTTGTATCTAATAAGATTGCAACATCTTTACCAGTTTTCTTAACTGCTTCTCTTACCATATTCATCCGGCCTAATTGTTCTTCATGATCGCCATGAGAGAAATTAAAACGGAAAACATTAGCTCCAGATTCGATTAATTGTGAAATAATCTCCACACTATTACTTGCTGGTCCTAAGGTACTAACGATTTTGGTTTTCTTCATTACTTAAACGCTCCTATTCCTTTATTTAAAACAGCACGAGCTGTTTTATTAACTTTTAGTAGCTGTCAATTAGAATGATAACTGTTTGTTTAAATCATATAAACTTAAATCAGGTTTGTGTTTATTATTTTCAAGCGTATCGATAATATCAGCAGCAACAACTTTATTGTCTTCAATACCGATACATAAACCGCCTTTTCCTTGTTCAAGCAATTCTACAGCATACGCACCAAATTTACTTGCTAGAACACGATCACGAGCGCTTGGAGAACCCCCCCGTACAACGTGACCTAAAATGGAAACACGAGTATGGAAATCACCATATTCAGAAAGTTTATCAGCAAATTCATTCCCGCCCATAACACCTTCTGCCAAAACGATTAAACAATGCTTTTTACCGCGGTCGCGGCCATCTTGAATCCGTTTTGCTACTGCTGCCATATCAAATTCGTGTTCTGGGATGATGATTTCATCAGCACCGCCGGCAACACCTGACCATAATGCAATATCGCCTGCGCCACGCCCCATTACTTCAATAACAAAAGTACGTACATGAGAAGTCGCTGTATCACGAATGCGGTCAATTGATTCTAAGACGGTATTAATTGCTGTGTCAAAACCAATTGTAAAATCTGTACCTGGAATATCATTATCAATTGTTCCAGGAATTCCCACAGCTGGAAAGCCATGACGAGTTAAGGCCATCGCGCCATGATAGGAACCATCGCCACCGATAACCACTAATCCTTCAATACCGAATTTTTTTAATTGTTCAATACCTTTTAATTGTCCTTCTTTAGTAGCAAATTCTGGATAGCGGGCTGAATAAAGAAAAGTCCCGCCACGTTGGATTTTATCGCCAACATCCGCAACATCTAAACGGCGAATATCACCAGCAACTAAACCTGCATAGCCATAATTGATTCCGTATACTTCAATACCATCGAAGATTGCTTTACGGACTACTGCACGGACTGCTGCATTCATACCAGGTGCGTCACCGCCACTGGTTAAAATTCCGATGCGTTTCATCTACATTTTCACCTCATTAAAATATTTTTAGGTCACCCTAAATAATACCATTTTGGCATTAACCACGTTGTCCATTTTAACATTAAAAGATAGAAATGTCTTGGGATACGAGCAGAAAATTGAAAAAATTGAAAGCGGAAAGTAAAATTTACTGAAAGTCATTTGAAAACTACGTTATTTTCCCCAAAAATATTTTTCAAGTCTTGCATTATAACGGGACTATCTGCAATTTGATATTTTTCAGCTAGTATTTTTTTAGTACCCGTACTTTCATAAAAAAGAATTATTTTACTTGCTCCAGGTGCTTGTTTAATTAAAGTATATAAGGCTGCTAACTGCTTGTCTGTATCAGCTATACCAGTTAGACGAATATAGCATGTTGTGATCTTTCTTGTATTTTTAATTTTTTCAGCTAACACAAGTTGATCGACAATAACTTGCATCTCCTGATTATATGTGCTGATTTCCGTCTTTCCTTCAACGTAAATGACATCATCTACTGCAAACGTTTGGCGTACATGGCGGTAATTATCCGGAAATATGGTTAACGAAATTTCACCAGTGGGATCGTTAGCCTCTACAAAAGCCATCTGCTCACCTTTTTTTGTACGGATCTCACGAATTCTTCTAACATATAAAAGAAGATGAGTGTTTTGTCTAGGTAATAATTCACTAATTAACTGCACCTGATGCATCGCTTTTAAACTTGCATAACTTTCAGTCGGGTGACCTGACACATAAACACCTAAATACTGTTCTTCTATATTCAAACGTTCAGTCAAAGTATAATCGCTAACTTCATTTGTTTTTAACGTCATGATATCTAATAGATCCATACTCCCGCCACTATATTCGATATTTTGAATTTTGCTCTCCAATTCTATTGCGAGTTGCCTTCGATTTTTTTCAATCTCGTCAAAAGCTCCTATTTCAACCAAAGGCTGGATCAAATCTAATTTCAACCACTTTGCGGGTAGGCGATACAAAAAGTTATCTAGTGAAAGAAAAGGTCCATTTTCCTTTCGCTCAGCAATAATCGCTGCAATAAAATCGCGTCGGGTACCTTTAACACTACTTAAACCAAAACGAATTTCATGATTATTCACCAAGTAAAAACTAAATCCACTGGCATTAATAGTAGGCGGCAAGATTTTAATGCCTTGTTTTTTTGCTTCCGTTAAATATTCTTTAACTTTCGCAGTATTATTGCGAACCGAATGAAGTAATGCGGCAAAAAACGGGGCGGGATAATGCACTTTCAAAAAGCCCATTTGAAATCCAACAAAAGAATAAGCAAAAGCATGGGAACGATTAAAACCATAATCTGCAAATCGTTCAATATAATCGTATACTTCATTAGCTTTTGTTTTAGTATGTCCCATTTCTACAGCTCCAGAAACAAAATGGCGCCTTTCTTCATCTAAAACATCTTTTTTCTTTTTACTGATTGCCCGACGCAAAATATCTGCTTGTCCTAAACTGAAACCTGCCATTTTAGCAGCTACTTGCATCACCTGTTCTTGATAAACCATAATGCCATAGGTATTTTTTAGAATTGGCACCAAGCTGTCATCTAGATAAGTTACTTTTTCTTGACCTTTTTTCCGCTTAATAAAGTGATCAATGTTTTGCATTGGACCTGGTCGATACAATGCATTGACAGCGGCTATTTCTTCGATGTTTTCCGGCCCCAAGCGGCGTAAAACATTTTTTATACCAGCGGACTCAAATTGAAATACTCCTGAGGTATTTCCCGCTTGAAAAAGCTGTAGTGTCTTTGCATCAGTTAAAGGAATATCTTTTTGAGAAAGTATATTTCCTGTCACTTTTTTGATTCCCTTTAGTGTATCGTCAATAATGGAAAGATTGCGTAAGCCTAAAAAATCCATTTTTAATAATCCAACAGTCTCCACATCGTTCATCGTAAATTGCGTTAATAAGATATCATTTGCACCGGATTGCAGCGGAATTAATTGTAATAGGTTTTTATCACTAATTACTACACCAGCGGCATGCGTCGATACATGTCGAGGTAAACCTTCTAGTATCAAGGCGACTTCAAAAAGTTGACGATTACGTTCATTCAAAGTAACTAGATCACGCAAATTACTCGATTCTTCGTACGCTTTTTTCAAAGTAATCTTTAAAGTGTTCGGAATCGCCTTACTCCAACGATTGGCTTCACTTTGGGATAATCCAAAAACTCGTGCAACATCTCGTAAAACCATCTTGGCTGCCATGGTACCAAAAGTAGCGATTTGGGCTACTTGGTAGGTTCCATATTTTTCTTTTACGTAATGCAGCACTTCTTCTCTACGGTTATCCGGTATATCAAGATCAATATCTGGCATCGTATAACGTTCTGGATTTAAAAAACGTTCAAAAAGCAATTCATATTCAATAGGATCGACATCTGTGATTGCTAATACAAAAGCAACCAACGAACCAGCTGCAGATCCACGGCCTGCACCGGTCACGATATTATTGCGATGCGCAAAATCCATTACATCCCAAACGATTAGAAAATAATCATCAAAGCCCATTTGATGAATAATATCTAGTTCATAATCCAAACGTTGTTTATACGCTGCTGTGATATTTCTAACCCGCTGTTTTAGTTGTGTGTTACACAACTGTCGCAAAAATTCAGCAGCAGTTATATTTTCTGGCACAGGATAATGTGGTAGAAGTTTTTGGTGCAATGGCAATTCAAATTCGCTACAAATCGATGCCACTTTTTGTGCATTTTCAATCGCATGTGGTTGCGTGTTGTAAAAATAATCCGTTACTTGGGAAGCGTTAATTAAATATTCCCCACTCCCTTGTTCCAACTCGTCAATGTTTTGCATTTGCGTACCATTTTTTAAATGTCGCATTACTGCAATGGCGGCTTTTTCACCAGGGTCAATTGTACTTACCTTATTAATTGCAAAAGGTTCTACACCGTTTTGATAATATAAATTTACTATTTCCTCAGATAATTGTTTTTGAGGTAAAACCCCATAGAAAAAATGCCCTTTTGGAAATAAATCTTGCAAAAACTTCAGACGACTTTCTGCTTTAATCCTATCTTTTGCCAAAAAGTAGTCTACTTCATTTCCCAGTGGCAATACACCGTACAGATTATCCAATGGTGCAAAGTCAGCCAAATCAACTTGACTATTGATTTCTTTTTGACTACTTAGAGCCATCAATTGTTGGTAACCAGCAAAATTTTTGGCAAATAACAGAATCTCATTTTCACCTGCTTGAACAGGCGAATAGTAATCCAAGTGCAACCCTATTACTGATTTCAAGCCAACGTCCTGGCAAGCATTATAAAAGCCGACTGCACCAACTAAAACATTACGATCACATATTCCTAATGTATCGTAACCTCTTTTTTTAGCTGTCTGTACGAGCCGATTGATTTCAATTGTACTTTGTAATAAAGAATAAGCGGTCACGGTATATAATTGCGGCAGCACGATATGCCCTCCTTTTTGTAAACACTTGAAAACTTTACATTCAAGAAAAATATGGTAAACTGTAATCGATAAATGAGCAAGAGAAGAGGTGTCTGCTATGAAATATTTGGTTACTTTGTTTTGGACGTATATCTTAGGTCAAGTCGTTTGCTACCTAGGTAGTGCTTTAAACAGCGGCACTTACGATTTTAAACTTAGCTCAATCATTTCCTTAATCGTAGGAGTTATCATTATCCTAATTGCCGAAGTGGCTACGCCCAAAAAGAAACACGCATAAAGCACAGTTGTGACACTACACAACTTAACTCAAAAAGATTGCAACGTGTTGCAGTCTTTTTTTGTTTTTCTTTTGTATAGTCTAATAATTTACACTTGATTCAAAATAAAAATTAAAGCTAAAAAAATTGCTAAAGCTCTTTTGATTAAAAATAAAGCAACACTATTGGTCCTTCTTACAGTCAAACTTAAACCCGCTACAAGACATTGTAACGGGTTTTTTTATGATACTAAAGTCTTTCATTTAAAACTTTGCGGAAATTAAATGTCGATAAGCAAATATTTAAGAAAACAAAACCGCTTGTAACAAAAAATACAGCTCGATACCCCATTGCATGGGCAACTGTTGAACCTACCATGGGACCTAATACTTGTCCAAAATTGGTAAACATTTGATTGTAGCTATAAATACGACTTACCCCTTCTGGTGGCGTGATTTTTGAAATCAACGTATTAATAGAAGGCATTAATGCACCTGTTGAAAACCCAAGGATAAAACGCAGCGCACCTAATTGAAAAGGTGTTTTTACAAATCCCATGGGAATAAAACAGACAAAAGAAAGCACTAAACCAAAGAGCAGAATTTTTTGATTTCCAATTTTATCTCCTAACTTTCCTAACGTAGGAGAGGAAATGATTGCCGAAACACCGGCAATCGAGACAATTAAGCCGCTGACGAATAAGATATTACTACTATCCCCGCTTAATTGACGAATATAAAGCGTCAAGATTGGACTAATACTTGTTACGCCGACTTGTAAAATTAACGAAGTAATAAACAAACCAATTAATACTTGTACGTTAGAAATCCGACTAAATATCTGCTTAACAGATAACAAATCAGTTTTTTCAATTGGAACAAAATCTTCTTTAACAAAGAAAATCGTTAAAATAGTCGTAATTGCTAAAACAGTTCCAGTAATAATAAAAACGTTCTCCATACCAAACCATTGAGCCAAAGCGCCTCCCATTGATGGGCCGATTAAATTCCCAGCGACAGCCCCAGTAGCTAAGGTTCCTAATGCCCACCCGCTTTTTTCTCTCGGTGCTTGAGAGGCGATTAAGGCAGTTGCATTGGGAATATAACCTGACAAAATACCTGTCATAAAACGCATAATCAACAACCAATATACATTCGGTACAAAGGCCAGCGACCCCATCGTAAACGTCATCCCTACTGCTGCACGAATCATCATTAAGCGGCGACCCTTGCGATCAGCTAAATTCCCCCATATCGGTGCTACGATGGCAGAAGCAAAAGCTGTAACCGAAATAGCTAAACCTGCAAATAACTCAACTTGATTTTTAGGTGTTCCTAGCTGTTCAATATAAAGGGGAATAAAAGGCATTACCAAACTAAAACTGGCACCGGTAAAAAAGCATCCAATCCACGATATGAACAAATTTCGTTTCCAATCTAACTTCATAGTCAACCTTCTTTCATTACTACTATAGCCTATTTTGTAAAAGAGGTGAATTGGAAAGCAAAAACAAATTGAAAAAACACTTCTAATAAAGTTTTTATTTCTTTAAATAAGGCAAGAGACTATTGGACAATAAAAAAATCTAGTGATAACACCTTATCGACGTTATCACTAGATACATATTGATAAATAAATTCTTCTTTAATCTTAAGAAATTACAGCTAAAATAATGAAGTTTAAAATAAATAAAATATCCACAATCCAAAGAATTGGTGAAATTTCGTCGAATTTTCCTTTAATCACTTTCACAATTGTATAAAAGATAAATCCGGCTGCGATTCCATACGAAATGCTATAACAAAAACCCATAAAAATTGCAGCAAAGAAAGCTGGTACTGCTTCTTCTAAATCTGTCCACTCAATATCTTTGAAAGAAGCCATCATCATAACCCCAACTAAAATTAATGCTGGTGCTGTCGCTTGCGCTGGTACAATAGAAATTAACGGTGAAAAGAAACTGCTGATTGCAAACAATCCCGCAACTACCACAGATGTTAAACCAGTCCGTCCACCAGCACCAATCCCAGCTGCAGACTCAACATAAGTTGTCGTATTGGACGTGCCAAAAATTGCACCAATTGAGGTTGCAATCGCATCTGCAAACAAGGCTTTATCCATTTTTGTATTAAAACCGCGGCTATCTTCTAAAGCCTCCTCATCTGCTTTGGAAAAAATTCCAGTTCTACGACCAGTTCCAATAAACGTCCCAATCGTATCAAAAGTATCTGATAAACTAAATGCTATAATTGTCATTAAAACTTGCGGAATTTTACTAGCATCCCGAAACAACGATTGCATGCCTTCGCTTCCAAAAGCTGCTCCAAATGTTGTTTTTAATTCATTAATAGAACTGCTTAAAGAATTGGCCTTCCAATCAATTGCACCAAGATCTACGACACCCATAAAAATCCCTAAAACCGTCGTCGTCACGATTCCAATTAAAATAGCACCACGAACATTACGTACAACTAAAATGGTCGTTACTACTAAACCAATAACAGCTAATAAGACCGGTGCGTTATTAAAGTTAGCTAAAGCTGGAACAATCCCACCATTCATCGTAACGCTAACTGCCTTATCTCCTTTTACAACGCTGCTTGTAATTGTGGCAGAATCTGCGCTAAAGCTCAAAAGGTTCGCATTTTTCAAGCCAACATACGCAACAAAAATTCCAATTCCCCCACCAATAGCATGTTGCATACTTTCTGGAATTGCATGGATAATCATTTTACGAATTTTCGTAATGGTAATAAAAATATTAATCAAACCACAAATAAAAACCATTGCTAGTGCTTGTTGCCATGTATAACCTAAACCAAAAACAACTGTGAAAGTGAAAAAGGCGTTCAACCCCATCCCAGGTGCTTGTGCATACGGGACATTGGCAAAAAGCCCCATTACTAAAGTTCCGATTACTGATGCAATTATCGTCGCAAGAAATACTGCTTGAAATGGCATCCCCGATGCTGACAAAATAGTCGGGTTCACAAACAAAATATAGCTCATCGCGAAGAAAGTTGTTAAACCTGCGACAAATTCGGTTGAAACAGTTGTATTGCTTTCCTTCAATTTAAAAAACTTTTCCATTAAAATTTTCACTCCTACAAAAGAATAAGGGCATATTTCGGATTTGTCATCCAACAAAGACTGATTATACTTTTCAAATAAAAATAAAACAACATTTTTTCGAGATATTCAGTGACGAAAACTATTTAATGTTCGTGTTTTCGTTAAAGAAATGAATTGTTTTGGTATTTCTACTTCGGTAAGTTTTTTTAAAGGTATCTTTTGAACAAACCAGTCAGCTTGTGAAAAATATGAAATATGTTAAACTAAAACAGCGTATCTTTTATACGAGGGGAGAAATATATATGAATAAAAAATTGATTGCCATCGACTTAGATGGTACAACATTAAACGCTCAATCCCAAATTAGCCCTAAGACTGAAGCTGTTTTAAAAAAAGCGCTGGCATCTGGCCATATTGTCAGTATCGCCACCGGCCGGCCATTTCGCATTAGTGAAAAATTTTATCACCAACTTGCGTTAAATACACCAATGGTTAATTTTAACGGGGCTTTAGTCCACGTTCCTTATACACAATGGGCTGCTGAGTCCGAAACTCTTTTTAGTCGCGATATTGTTTTTGAAATTTTAAAACAAAAAAATGATTTACAATTAGATTTTGTCGCAGCTGAAAATCGTGACACTTTCTATGTTGATCGTTTAGATTTTGGCAGTGAGTATCTGTTTGATAATCAAAAACCAACCAATGATAACTTATTGCAAAATTTAAAAACAAACCCAACTTCAATGTTAATTCAGACTAAAACAGAGTTAGCAGAAACTGTTTCAGATACTTTAAAGGCTCAATTTTCTGACTACATCGACGTAAGAACTTGGGGTGGACCGAATGCAATTTTAGAAATCGTAGCTAAAGGAATTCAAAAGGCTCGCGGTGTTGAAATTATCGCTAACGCAATGGCAATCGACCGTAAAGATATCATCGCTTTTGGCGACGAACACAACGATTTAGAGATGCTTGATTACGCAGGCTGGGGGGTCGCAATGAAAAATGCGACGCCTGACGCAAAAGCAGTAAGCAACGATATTACAACTAAAACTAATGACGAAGATGGTTTAGCCGATTATTTGGAAAAATATCTTGCTATTTAATTTTTTAAACAAAAAGGTTTGGAGTTCTAGTAATGAATACTCCAAACCTTTTTGTTTGTATTTCTATATTTTTGTATTATAATAATTAATACAAACAATACAACTAAAATAATGTAATCTAATTAGGAGTGATTCTCATGCAATTGAATAGCCACGAATATTTGCCGATTTTAATACCGCTTATTATTTTACAAATAGGTCTAGCCATTTACGCAATTGTCGACGTATTAAAACATCCCCATTACAAATTTGGTAATCAGATTATTTGGATTATTATTTGTGCGGTATTTTCTTTTATGGGACCGATTATTTATTTTGCTTTTGGTAAAGGAGAAGATTGAATGACCGCCATGTTAACCTTGCAAAATATAACCAAACAATTTGGTAATCACCTTGTTCTTGATGATTTGAATTTAACAATCCCAAGAGGCAGTATTTTTGGTTTCGTTGGTGAAAATGGTGCCGGAAAAACAACTACCATGAAGATTATTTTAGGACTTTTAGCCGCTGATAGCGGTTCTGTTACAATTGCAGGACAAACAGTAAAATACGGTAATACCAAAACCAACCAGAAAGTCGGCTACCTTCCGGATGTACCCACATTTTATGACTATCTGACTGCAAAAGAATATTTAACCTTATGCGGTCGTACGAGCGGTATGACAAAAAGTCAACAAACGCTTCAAATCCCTGCACTATTATCAAAAGTTGGGTTACAAACCACACAAAAAATCGGGAAATTCTCACGGGGAATGAAACAACGCTTAGGTTTAGCTCAAGCTCTCTTGAATGAGCCACAATTATTAATTTGTGACGAACCAACTTCTGCACTAGATCCATCCGGACGCAAAGAAGTATTGCAAATCTTAGCAAGTTTAAAAAACGAAACTACCGTTTTATTCTCTTCTCATATTTTGACCGACGTGGAAGCGATATGTGATTATGTAGCCATATTAAATGACGGAAAAATTCACTTAACAGGTTCACTAGCAGAAATTAAAAACTCTCAACCTCATCATTATGAGTTACACTTTGAAAATCCAAATGATACGGCTCTTTTTTTGAACCAAAATCCCCTTACTTGGCAGCAAGTAGAGAAAAAGTTAATTCTACCCAGTGAAGAGCCAACCAATATAGGCTTACAAATTATCAAAAGACTTGCCACACTAAACTTGGTACCGTTAGAATTCAAACTTGTTGAACCAACGTTAGAAGATATATTTTTAAAGGCGGTGAAAAAATGAGGCAAATTCAACTTTTTCTTACTAAAGAAATCTTTGCGAATTGGCGCACAAAAAAAATTCCAATCTTATTCATTATTGCATTTTCTGTTGGGATTTTATCGCCATTTTTAGCTAAAATTATGCCAAATATTTTGACTTCCATACTGCCAAAAGAAATGGCTATTACCTTACCAACACCTACATCTAGTGACAGTTGGACACAATATTATAAAAACTTGCCGCAATTTCTCTTACTGGCAATCGTCTTATTATCAGTTGGTATCATCAGTACTGAAGTAGAAAAAGGCACTCTCATTCCCTTTATTACAAAAGGTTTATCGCGTTATGCTGTGGTAATGAGCAAAGGATTATATCTCTTTTTTATTTGGTCTTTTACCCTTTTCACATCCTTTTTGATTAATGCCAGCTACACAGCTTATTATTTCAATGATGACAAAAGCCCACATCTTTTACTCCCACTTTTTGGTTTTTGGTTATATGGTATTATTTTTTTAGCCGCTACTATTTTCGCTTCCACTTTAGCCAAAAATACAGGAGCAAGTCTTTTAATTATAGCTATCTTTTATTTAATCAGTAATTTGCTTGGCATTTTCAAAAAGATAACGCATTACAATCCTTTTACTTTAGGTAGCAACTCTATAAATTGGCTAACAGGTAAAAGTGATTTTACCACATATTGGCCTGCCGTTGCACTGGCTATTTTTCTTATCTTTTCTTTTTTTATACTAAGCTTGATGATTTTTAAAAAGCGGCGTCTTTAGTTTTTTACAAAAAAAATAAGGCTTTCGCTTTTGCACCTAAGGGGTTGGCGTAGCTTGGAAGAAACAAGGCTAACCTAATTTGTGAAAGTAGAACAATCAAGAACTTATTAGCGATAGTAAAATTTTAAAAGATATTTCAAAAAAACAAACGCAAGACCTTTTTCTACTGGTCTTGCGTTTGTTTTTTTATTAGAGCGTTTCATAAGTAATTGCTTCAGCTTTAGGAATTTCTTCATCAATAAAGTAAACTTTATACCAAGTTAAGAAAGTAAAAATGGTCCAAATTTTACGCTGTACTTCTGCTTTACCTTCATGGTGGTCATTTAGCAATTTCATGATTTTTTCTTGGTCAAAGAATTGTTTAGCAAAATCTGCAGTAAACAATGCTTTCACTTCTTCATAACCGTGATCTTCTTTTAACCACGCTTTAATTGGTACTGGAA
The genomic region above belongs to Enterococcus saigonensis and contains:
- a CDS encoding multidrug efflux MFS transporter, giving the protein MKLDWKRNLFISWIGCFFTGASFSLVMPFIPLYIEQLGTPKNQVELFAGLAISVTAFASAIVAPIWGNLADRKGRRLMMIRAAVGMTFTMGSLAFVPNVYWLLIMRFMTGILSGYIPNATALIASQAPREKSGWALGTLATGAVAGNLIGPSMGGALAQWFGMENVFIITGTVLAITTILTIFFVKEDFVPIEKTDLLSVKQIFSRISNVQVLIGLFITSLILQVGVTSISPILTLYIRQLSGDSSNILFVSGLIVSIAGVSAIISSPTLGKLGDKIGNQKILLFGLVLSFVCFIPMGFVKTPFQLGALRFILGFSTGALMPSINTLISKITPPEGVSRIYSYNQMFTNFGQVLGPMVGSTVAHAMGYRAVFFVTSGFVFLNICLSTFNFRKVLNERL
- a CDS encoding NCS2 family permease; its protein translation is MEKFFKLKESNTTVSTEFVAGLTTFFAMSYILFVNPTILSASGMPFQAVFLATIIASVIGTLVMGLFANVPYAQAPGMGLNAFFTFTVVFGLGYTWQQALAMVFICGLINIFITITKIRKMIIHAIPESMQHAIGGGIGIFVAYVGLKNANLLSFSADSATITSSVVKGDKAVSVTMNGGIVPALANFNNAPVLLAVIGLVVTTILVVRNVRGAILIGIVTTTVLGIFMGVVDLGAIDWKANSLSSSINELKTTFGAAFGSEGMQSLFRDASKIPQVLMTIIAFSLSDTFDTIGTFIGTGRRTGIFSKADEEALEDSRGFNTKMDKALFADAIATSIGAIFGTSNTTTYVESAAGIGAGGRTGLTSVVVAGLFAISSFFSPLISIVPAQATAPALILVGVMMMASFKDIEWTDLEEAVPAFFAAIFMGFCYSISYGIAAGFIFYTIVKVIKGKFDEISPILWIVDILFILNFIILAVIS
- a CDS encoding Cof-type HAD-IIB family hydrolase, whose amino-acid sequence is MNKKLIAIDLDGTTLNAQSQISPKTEAVLKKALASGHIVSIATGRPFRISEKFYHQLALNTPMVNFNGALVHVPYTQWAAESETLFSRDIVFEILKQKNDLQLDFVAAENRDTFYVDRLDFGSEYLFDNQKPTNDNLLQNLKTNPTSMLIQTKTELAETVSDTLKAQFSDYIDVRTWGGPNAILEIVAKGIQKARGVEIIANAMAIDRKDIIAFGDEHNDLEMLDYAGWGVAMKNATPDAKAVSNDITTKTNDEDGLADYLEKYLAI
- a CDS encoding PLD nuclease N-terminal domain-containing protein, which codes for MQLNSHEYLPILIPLIILQIGLAIYAIVDVLKHPHYKFGNQIIWIIICAVFSFMGPIIYFAFGKGED
- a CDS encoding ABC transporter ATP-binding protein, which produces MTAMLTLQNITKQFGNHLVLDDLNLTIPRGSIFGFVGENGAGKTTTMKIILGLLAADSGSVTIAGQTVKYGNTKTNQKVGYLPDVPTFYDYLTAKEYLTLCGRTSGMTKSQQTLQIPALLSKVGLQTTQKIGKFSRGMKQRLGLAQALLNEPQLLICDEPTSALDPSGRKEVLQILASLKNETTVLFSSHILTDVEAICDYVAILNDGKIHLTGSLAEIKNSQPHHYELHFENPNDTALFLNQNPLTWQQVEKKLILPSEEPTNIGLQIIKRLATLNLVPLEFKLVEPTLEDIFLKAVKK
- a CDS encoding ABC transporter permease: MRQIQLFLTKEIFANWRTKKIPILFIIAFSVGILSPFLAKIMPNILTSILPKEMAITLPTPTSSDSWTQYYKNLPQFLLLAIVLLSVGIISTEVEKGTLIPFITKGLSRYAVVMSKGLYLFFIWSFTLFTSFLINASYTAYYFNDDKSPHLLLPLFGFWLYGIIFLAATIFASTLAKNTGASLLIIAIFYLISNLLGIFKKITHYNPFTLGSNSINWLTGKSDFTTYWPAVALAIFLIFSFFILSLMIFKKRRL